From the genome of Capsicum annuum cultivar UCD-10X-F1 chromosome 4, UCD10Xv1.1, whole genome shotgun sequence:
CtattcctcctgcttagtgacttggatttgggggcatctttgagtcagactaaagtggtgagctttcatactccaaaaggctccatttcatgctatggatttttttatctttgttatttatttagtttggttttggctatggtcgggggaataTCCCGACCGGATGTTATTGATTctagatagaggctttgttaaACAACTTTAGGCATAGACAGTGTCAGTATTGGTGCCAACCTTGGTATTGGTTTTAACATTGGGTTGGCAccagttggatatttgattgaggttgttggattatgattatagactttatttaatatatttaaattattcttGTTTCATCtaattatatgtttagaatttatccGACATAGGGTGTAGGGCAGTTATAGTTGGGTATTGGGGGCGGTCTCCAGTCCTGAACAGACTTGAAATGCCTGACATGATTAGGCCCcgagtttgggtcatgtcagattggtatcagagccctaggttcatggtcaattaggtgtctgacaaagccgtgtcgagtagattctattttaagggtgtgtagaatatcacactcataagggaggggctacaaagcatttaggaatatttctctttcttgtgttctattttcaagctgtagagtctaaggtctcaAAATCTTCCTTAATCCCTATttatttgctttttagatcatgcctacTCTATGATTTGAAGCTCACAGGAACTCCTCTATCCTACTTaaggacaatattgatgggactcattctacttatggggtccaaACTCCATCTAGGGGTCCAATTCCTAATTGTCCTTTTATAGTTCCATCGATTCCCTCCAGTCCTTTTTGACCTCCTCAGGTTGATGTGACAAATGTTAAGTTTCgtcagtctatccatatgttggTACAGTTAGTAGATTCTCAAGCCGAGCGTGGTGCTTCTTTTGCTCCATCTTCTTAGGCCATAAGGGTTatctagtttatgaggttgaaccctcttgTATTTACTGGTgtcaaggttgaggaggatcctcaagcttTTGTGGATGACATAGAAAAAATCTTATGTGTTATGCAAGCTACTAACGTAAAGGGTGTGGAATTTGCTGCTTATCAACtaaaagatgtagcataccaatggcgTGAGGAATATGAGTGGACTAAGGGTGATTATGCTGAGTCAGCcctatgggataatttctctagtgtttTTTTGGAtcgcttcttttctcaggagttgagtaAAACAAAggcggaagagtttgttaatctagtgcaaggaaagatgtcagtcaaggagtatttCTTAAAGTTTTACCAGTTATGTCggtatgctctggagttggtttTGAACTTGATagctagaataagaaagttcgCTATCGACTTGTCCCTAGATTTTATTCTAGAGAGTAAGATTgacttgttgaacaaggacatgaaTATTTCCAAGTTAGTTATGAACATACAATAGGTACAGAAAGATAAGAAGAAGCAAGTTGAGATAATAGAGaggcagagcaagaagtttagtTTTTCtaagtagggtggtggccaacagcagggtggtagagatggtgggaagttgcctaagaagaagtggggtaattttgggtcttactcgatgctagtgctccctacccaaagccatcgGGTGACTGACCTTTTCAGAGTAGCGATAACTATAGGGCACAGGGTGCATAATTTGAGGTAGCGAGGCCCAGTCAGCTTCATCATATACTTTTTACAGATTCTATGGTCAATTATATCGGGGTTACTGTGATGAAGGGaaggacaagtgcttcaactgtggtcagGTAGGGCATATTCTTAGAAAGTATCTTGTTGGTAAGCTTTCCTctggggcaaacaaggttcctATTG
Proteins encoded in this window:
- the LOC107868964 gene encoding uncharacterized protein LOC107868964, whose amino-acid sequence is MRLNPLVFTGVKVEEDPQAFVDDIEKILCVMQATNVKGVEFAAYQLKDVAYQWREEYEWTKGDYAESALWDNFSSVFLDRFFSQELSKTKAEEFYGQLYRGYCDEGKDKCFNCGQVGHILRKYLVGKLSSGANKVPIVSSSTLALKGELSSFDTSCNYLYAFTTHHESEVFPDVVTSMLNFFSCEEVAQLSLGDEVKEKQVLDPILMRIKKDIDG